A single region of the Chryseobacterium sp. 6424 genome encodes:
- a CDS encoding glucoamylase family protein — MIKKFAYIIFTAALAFSCNTLPIDSTTAQVPVKMTDEQLMDRVQRDALKYFWDFAEPNSLMGRERYHEDGIYPQNDAHVVTTGGSGFGLMTILVGVERGFIPRDEAVKRLTHIADFLAKADRHHGVWPHWLDGKTGKTVSFGKKDNGGDIVETAFLIEGIITVREYFKNGNTAEKALAAKMDELWKGVEWSWYTKGGEKVLYWHWSPINGWEMNHKLQGYDETLVTYILAASSPTYPIDAETFYQGWTRNGTYLTDRKTYGLPLYVKHNGAEEYGGPMFWAHYSYLGLDPTGLSDRLVKNYFDLNRNHALIQYNYSIENPKNYKGYGSNYWGLTASYTRNENGSVGYRAHNPKEDNGVVTPTAALSSFPYTPKESMGVLRFLYEEKPQFIGSAGPYDATSVHYDNWFTPRYLAIDQGTIAPMIENYRTGLLWKLFMNAPEIKAGLKKLDFKSTKYKF; from the coding sequence ATGATCAAGAAATTTGCATATATAATTTTTACAGCGGCACTGGCGTTTTCGTGCAATACGCTTCCTATAGACTCCACGACCGCGCAAGTGCCTGTAAAAATGACCGATGAACAACTGATGGACCGTGTGCAGCGCGATGCACTTAAATATTTCTGGGATTTTGCCGAACCCAACTCTCTAATGGGCCGCGAACGTTATCATGAAGACGGTATCTATCCTCAGAATGATGCTCATGTGGTTACTACCGGCGGTTCCGGTTTTGGACTGATGACTATTTTGGTAGGTGTGGAAAGGGGATTTATCCCGCGTGATGAAGCGGTGAAACGCTTAACACATATCGCAGATTTTCTGGCTAAAGCAGACCGTCATCATGGTGTTTGGCCACACTGGCTCGATGGTAAAACCGGGAAAACAGTTTCTTTTGGCAAGAAAGACAATGGTGGCGATATCGTAGAAACAGCTTTTCTGATAGAAGGCATCATTACCGTTCGAGAATATTTTAAAAACGGAAACACCGCAGAAAAAGCACTCGCTGCCAAGATGGATGAACTGTGGAAAGGGGTAGAATGGAGCTGGTATACCAAAGGCGGCGAAAAAGTACTCTATTGGCACTGGTCACCAATCAATGGTTGGGAAATGAACCACAAATTGCAGGGCTATGATGAAACGCTTGTTACCTACATCTTAGCGGCTTCGTCCCCAACTTACCCGATTGATGCCGAAACTTTCTACCAAGGTTGGACGCGTAACGGGACTTATCTAACCGATCGGAAAACGTACGGCCTGCCTCTTTATGTGAAGCATAATGGCGCAGAAGAATATGGCGGCCCGATGTTCTGGGCACATTATTCCTACCTGGGGCTTGATCCTACTGGCCTTTCTGATCGCTTGGTAAAAAACTATTTCGATCTCAACCGAAATCATGCCCTTATCCAATACAATTACAGTATAGAAAATCCTAAGAATTATAAAGGATACGGCAGCAATTACTGGGGACTTACCGCGAGTTATACACGTAATGAAAATGGAAGCGTAGGTTACCGGGCGCACAATCCGAAAGAAGATAACGGTGTGGTAACGCCTACAGCGGCGCTCAGCAGTTTTCCTTATACCCCGAAAGAATCCATGGGTGTTCTTCGTTTTCTGTATGAAGAAAAGCCCCAATTCATTGGTTCTGCCGGGCCATACGATGCGACTTCCGTGCATTATGACAATTGGTTTACGCCAAGATATTTAGCGATCGACCAAGGTACAATCGCCCCGATGATCGAGAATTACCGGACCGGCCTTTTATGGAAACTCTTCATGAATGCGCCTGAAATTAAAGCCGGACTAAAGAAATTAGATTTTAAATCTACCAAATACAAGTTCTGA
- a CDS encoding prolyl oligopeptidase family serine peptidase, translating into MNVLLKSLFFIAFFSVSLTAQEIKAKFQKEVKKVQQITYLLDYPQNTNAKVPLIVFLHGSGERGTDLEMVKAHSPFTYKNLIKEPVAILAPQCPPNVWWDTEAVYHLIKEIQQKYKIDESRIILTGLSMGGWGTLKLAMEHPDLFSAVVPVCPPVDRLFKVRAAQYSNLPMKIFHGGNDDIVSPMNAIEIYQAIRKTNKQVELVIFPDDNHNSWDSTYSNPKLYEWMLAQNKNKN; encoded by the coding sequence ATGAATGTTTTATTGAAATCGCTGTTTTTTATTGCCTTTTTTTCAGTAAGTCTTACAGCACAGGAAATCAAGGCCAAATTTCAGAAAGAGGTAAAGAAAGTTCAACAAATAACTTACCTGCTGGATTATCCTCAGAACACCAACGCAAAAGTGCCGCTCATCGTCTTCCTGCACGGCTCTGGGGAACGTGGCACCGACCTGGAAATGGTAAAGGCGCACAGCCCGTTTACTTATAAGAACCTAATTAAGGAACCCGTGGCGATCTTGGCGCCCCAATGCCCGCCCAATGTTTGGTGGGATACCGAGGCCGTATACCACCTCATCAAAGAAATTCAGCAGAAATATAAAATCGATGAATCGCGCATTATACTCACCGGTCTTTCCATGGGCGGTTGGGGCACGCTGAAATTAGCGATGGAGCATCCGGATCTCTTTTCAGCCGTGGTGCCCGTCTGTCCGCCGGTTGATCGTTTATTCAAAGTACGCGCGGCTCAGTACAGTAATTTGCCGATGAAAATCTTTCATGGCGGTAATGATGATATTGTTTCACCCATGAACGCTATTGAAATCTATCAGGCAATCCGTAAAACAAATAAACAGGTAGAACTCGTCATTTTCCCGGACGATAACCACAACTCCTGGGATTCCACCTACTCCAATCCGAAATTATATGAATGGATGCTGGCCCAGAATAAGAATAAAAATTAA
- the bglX gene encoding beta-glucosidase BglX — protein sequence MKKLVLVAALGLAPYFFAQEMVNKPVQAYQTEQYKSKKKAFVESLLAKMTVDEKIGQLNLPSAGDFTTGQAQSSNIGKKIEDGLVGGLFNIKGADKIRAVQKVAIEKSRLKIPLIFGMDVIHGYETTFPIPLGLAASWDMNLIQQSARVAANEASADGISWTFSPMTDISREPRWGRISEGSGEDPYLGSEIAKAMVYGYQGKDLSLSNTIMACVKHFALYGAGEAGMDYNTVDMSRVRMFNEFFPPYKAAVDAGVGSVMASFNEVDGMPATGNRWLQTEVLRNQWGFDGFVVTDYTGINEMVDHGVGDLQQVSALALKAGIDMDMVGEGFLTTLKKSLQEGKVTQAEIDLATRRVLEAKYDLGLFTDPYRYGDAKLAKKEVYSQKNRDIARNVAAQSMVLMKNENNVLPLKANGTVAVIGPLVNNKQNMTGTWSVAAQHANSVTLMKGLQDNFGKNVKFISAKGANIDYDEKLENIYAAHGKITDRDNRPKEVLLKEAVDVANKADVIILAIGESAEMSGESSSRTEITIPQSQIDLLHELKKTGKPIAMVLFTGRPLALTNVKDLPDAILNVWFAGSEAGNAIADVLYGKVNPSGKLPVTFPRSLGQVPIYYNHKNTGRPLSQEKVDKCEYERFRANYMDECNTPLYPFGYGLSYTQFAYSDMNVTNTNPKGNQTIQASINLRNTGNYDGAEVVQLYIRDIVGSNTRPVKELKGFQKVFLKKGESKRVTFTITPEDLKFYNHELKYDWEPGEFEIMIGTNSAEVQKTKINWSK from the coding sequence ATGAAGAAACTTGTATTAGTCGCAGCATTAGGGCTGGCTCCCTATTTTTTTGCGCAGGAAATGGTCAACAAGCCCGTTCAGGCTTATCAGACCGAACAGTACAAATCGAAGAAAAAAGCTTTTGTAGAATCACTGTTGGCAAAAATGACGGTTGACGAAAAAATTGGTCAGCTTAATTTACCAAGTGCCGGGGATTTCACTACCGGGCAGGCACAAAGCTCCAACATAGGTAAAAAAATAGAAGATGGCCTGGTAGGCGGACTCTTTAACATTAAAGGTGCCGATAAAATACGTGCGGTACAGAAAGTAGCTATAGAAAAAAGCCGCCTGAAAATCCCTTTGATCTTCGGGATGGATGTTATTCATGGGTATGAGACTACGTTCCCCATTCCGCTCGGTCTCGCAGCTTCCTGGGATATGAATCTGATACAGCAATCTGCACGCGTAGCAGCAAATGAAGCTTCTGCCGACGGTATTTCCTGGACATTCTCGCCGATGACGGATATTTCTCGCGAGCCACGTTGGGGCCGTATTTCTGAAGGTTCAGGCGAGGATCCTTATCTGGGCAGTGAAATCGCCAAGGCCATGGTATACGGGTATCAGGGCAAGGATCTATCACTTAGCAATACCATTATGGCTTGTGTGAAACATTTTGCGCTTTACGGTGCAGGTGAGGCTGGTATGGACTATAATACGGTAGACATGAGCCGCGTACGCATGTTTAATGAATTTTTCCCTCCATATAAAGCAGCTGTGGACGCCGGGGTAGGCTCGGTAATGGCATCATTCAATGAAGTGGATGGTATGCCGGCGACCGGAAACCGTTGGCTTCAGACCGAAGTTTTGCGTAACCAGTGGGGATTTGATGGTTTCGTGGTGACAGATTATACCGGCATCAACGAAATGGTAGATCATGGTGTTGGCGATTTGCAGCAAGTTTCAGCGCTAGCGCTTAAAGCAGGTATTGATATGGACATGGTAGGTGAGGGGTTCCTAACCACTCTAAAGAAATCTTTACAGGAAGGCAAAGTAACCCAAGCAGAAATTGACTTAGCCACAAGACGTGTGCTGGAAGCCAAGTATGACCTGGGACTCTTCACCGATCCTTACCGTTATGGTGATGCGAAATTGGCAAAAAAAGAAGTCTATAGCCAGAAAAACCGTGATATTGCACGCAACGTAGCCGCACAATCCATGGTTCTTATGAAAAATGAGAACAACGTATTGCCATTAAAAGCAAATGGCACTGTAGCTGTTATTGGCCCATTGGTTAACAATAAACAAAATATGACAGGCACCTGGAGTGTGGCTGCACAACATGCCAATTCTGTCACTTTAATGAAAGGCCTGCAAGATAATTTCGGTAAAAATGTAAAATTTATCTCCGCTAAAGGTGCAAACATCGACTATGATGAAAAGCTCGAAAACATCTACGCTGCCCACGGGAAAATTACAGACCGCGATAACCGCCCAAAAGAAGTGTTGCTGAAAGAAGCTGTAGATGTGGCAAACAAGGCCGATGTAATTATATTGGCAATCGGTGAGTCTGCCGAGATGAGTGGCGAGTCATCCTCAAGAACCGAAATTACCATCCCGCAATCACAGATAGACCTGCTGCACGAACTTAAAAAAACCGGTAAGCCAATCGCGATGGTATTGTTCACTGGGCGCCCGCTTGCACTTACCAATGTGAAAGATCTACCCGATGCCATCCTGAATGTTTGGTTTGCCGGTTCAGAAGCCGGTAACGCCATCGCAGACGTACTTTACGGTAAAGTGAATCCATCAGGCAAATTACCCGTTACGTTCCCAAGAAGTCTGGGCCAGGTCCCTATTTATTATAACCATAAGAACACCGGCCGTCCACTAAGTCAGGAAAAGGTTGATAAATGCGAGTATGAACGTTTCCGCGCCAATTATATGGATGAGTGCAACACGCCGCTTTACCCATTTGGTTACGGGCTAAGCTATACGCAGTTTGCGTATTCGGATATGAATGTTACCAATACCAACCCGAAAGGCAACCAAACCATCCAGGCAAGTATTAACCTTCGGAACACTGGTAATTATGATGGTGCAGAAGTGGTGCAGCTATACATCCGTGATATCGTGGGCAGCAATACACGTCCGGTAAAAGAGTTGAAAGGTTTCCAGAAAGTCTTTCTAAAAAAAGGTGAAAGCAAGAGAGTGACCTTCACCATAACACCGGAGGACCTGAAGTTTTATAATCATGAACTTAAATACGACTGGGAGCCCGGCGAGTTTGAAATCATGATCGGTACCAACTCTGCGGAGGTACAGAAAACCAAAATAAACTGGTCTAAATAA
- a CDS encoding FMN-binding glutamate synthase family protein: MRDKFIKWGIILLVAVWAIALLIKAHYWIPILLTCIYALGIYNSFQTKHAILRNFPVLGYFRYFFEGISPEMQQYFIERETDGKPFPRNERSAAYRRAKNISDTVPFGTQREINHRKYEGIKHSIYAKSPNEELPRVWVGGEQCTQKYHASLFNISAMSFGSLSDRAQISLNRGAKKGQFFHNTGEGGISPYHLEGGDLCWQIGTGYFGCRDDDGRFSPEIFKKNVALDSVKMIEIKISQGAKPGHGGVLPGSKNTPEIAAIRHVRPGMTIISPPSHSAFSDAAGLLRFIQQLRELSGGKPVGFKLCIGDTKEFEDICVQMNVLKIYPDFITVDGAEGGTGAAPPEFSDGVGMPLEPALIFVNRTLKNFNLRDKMRIIASGKVLTSLDILRAIAMGADMCNNARGFMFALGCIQALRCNNNNCPTGVATQDKMLIKGLDVTDKSERVYHFHKNTLRTCNELIAAAGRSSYEEVDASMFMRGDEFDHLSDVYFPDILGNVKERQRKY; the protein is encoded by the coding sequence ATGAGAGACAAATTCATCAAATGGGGCATCATTTTGCTGGTGGCGGTCTGGGCCATTGCATTGCTCATTAAAGCACATTATTGGATCCCCATCCTTCTTACCTGCATATATGCGTTAGGTATCTACAACAGTTTCCAGACGAAACATGCCATTCTTCGTAACTTCCCGGTTTTAGGCTATTTCCGGTATTTCTTCGAAGGTATTTCACCCGAGATGCAGCAGTATTTCATCGAACGCGAGACGGATGGGAAGCCATTTCCGCGTAACGAACGTTCTGCCGCTTACCGCCGTGCCAAAAACATCAGCGATACCGTGCCTTTCGGTACGCAGCGCGAGATCAACCACCGCAAATATGAAGGCATCAAACATTCTATCTATGCAAAGTCTCCCAATGAAGAATTGCCGCGCGTTTGGGTAGGTGGCGAGCAGTGTACACAGAAATATCATGCCTCATTGTTCAATATTTCAGCGATGAGTTTTGGTTCATTAAGCGACCGCGCACAGATCTCACTGAACCGGGGCGCAAAAAAAGGCCAGTTCTTTCATAATACAGGTGAGGGTGGTATTTCCCCTTATCATTTGGAAGGTGGCGACCTTTGCTGGCAAATCGGTACAGGTTATTTCGGTTGCCGTGATGATGACGGACGCTTTTCCCCTGAAATCTTTAAGAAAAATGTAGCGTTGGATAGTGTGAAAATGATTGAGATAAAGATTTCCCAAGGTGCTAAACCAGGGCATGGCGGTGTATTGCCAGGCAGTAAGAACACGCCAGAGATTGCAGCGATTCGCCACGTGAGACCTGGTATGACGATCATTTCGCCACCCTCACACTCAGCGTTCTCGGATGCGGCCGGTTTGCTGAGATTTATCCAGCAACTGCGTGAGCTTTCGGGTGGTAAGCCTGTAGGCTTCAAACTGTGCATTGGTGATACCAAAGAGTTCGAAGATATCTGTGTACAGATGAATGTCTTGAAGATCTATCCGGACTTTATTACGGTAGATGGTGCAGAGGGCGGTACCGGTGCGGCGCCACCAGAATTTTCTGATGGAGTAGGGATGCCATTGGAGCCTGCACTTATTTTTGTGAACAGAACCCTCAAAAACTTTAATCTGCGCGATAAAATGCGCATTATTGCAAGCGGAAAAGTACTTACATCACTCGATATCCTGCGCGCTATAGCAATGGGCGCGGATATGTGTAACAATGCCCGCGGTTTCATGTTTGCACTTGGCTGTATACAGGCTTTGCGTTGTAATAACAACAATTGCCCTACCGGTGTGGCCACACAGGATAAAATGCTGATTAAAGGACTGGATGTGACTGATAAAAGCGAACGTGTATATCATTTCCATAAAAACACGCTGAGGACGTGCAATGAACTGATTGCGGCTGCGGGAAGAAGTTCTTATGAAGAAGTAGATGCCAGCATGTTTATGCGTGGTGATGAGTTCGACCATCTTTCGGATGTCTATTTCCCGGATATCTTAGGAAACGTGAAGGAGAGGCAACGCAAGTACTAA
- the rplI gene encoding 50S ribosomal protein L9: MDIILKKDVENLGLEFDTVSVKPGYARNFLLPQGLAVLATPKNKAALEATLEARKEEEAALVAKANAIVEQLKKTSITIAAKVGSGDRLFGSINNADLSEELSKAGVSVDKKYIKIPGNTIKRTGKVEANIRLHRNVEHAFEFEIVSDAPPAPAAPKAAPAPKKEEETPAEEA; this comes from the coding sequence ATGGACATTATCTTAAAAAAAGACGTAGAAAACTTAGGACTTGAGTTTGATACCGTAAGCGTAAAGCCAGGTTACGCAAGAAACTTCCTTTTACCACAAGGACTTGCAGTATTGGCAACACCAAAAAACAAAGCTGCTCTGGAAGCTACTCTTGAAGCAAGAAAAGAAGAAGAAGCTGCATTGGTTGCAAAAGCTAACGCGATTGTAGAGCAACTGAAGAAAACAAGCATCACCATCGCTGCTAAAGTAGGTTCAGGTGACAGACTTTTCGGTTCTATCAACAATGCTGACCTTTCTGAAGAACTTTCTAAAGCAGGGGTAAGCGTTGATAAGAAATACATCAAAATCCCAGGAAACACGATCAAGAGAACTGGTAAGGTAGAAGCGAACATCCGTCTTCACCGTAATGTAGAGCACGCTTTCGAGTTTGAAATCGTATCTGACGCTCCACCAGCGCCTGCTGCTCCAAAAGCCGCTCCAGCGCCTAAGAAAGAAGAGGAAACTCCAGCTGAAGAAGCTTAA
- the rpsR gene encoding 30S ribosomal protein S18, which translates to MAIDDMAKQASAGGESEVKFLTPLDINTKSEKKYCRFKKYGIKHVDYKDADFLLQFVNEQGKILPRRYTGTSLKYQRKVSAAIKRARHLAMMPYVADLLK; encoded by the coding sequence ATGGCAATAGACGATATGGCTAAACAAGCCTCAGCAGGTGGAGAATCTGAAGTAAAATTCCTTACACCGCTTGACATCAATACAAAATCTGAAAAAAAATACTGCCGATTCAAAAAGTACGGAATCAAGCATGTAGATTATAAAGATGCAGACTTCTTATTACAGTTCGTAAACGAGCAGGGTAAAATCTTACCAAGAAGATACACCGGAACTTCTTTGAAATACCAAAGAAAAGTATCCGCAGCCATCAAAAGAGCAAGACACCTTGCAATGATGCCTTACGTAGCTGACTTATTAAAATAA
- the rpsF gene encoding 30S ribosomal protein S6, whose protein sequence is MNNYETVFILTPVLSDTQVEEAVQKFEDLLTSHNCEIVAKENWGLKKLAYPIQLKKNGFYTLIEFKGEGTVVADLELAFKRDERVIRFLTTKLDKHAVEYAVTRRAKNKSAKA, encoded by the coding sequence ATGAACAATTACGAAACTGTTTTCATTTTAACTCCCGTTCTGTCTGATACTCAGGTGGAGGAAGCAGTACAAAAATTCGAAGATCTATTGACTTCACACAATTGCGAGATCGTTGCCAAGGAAAACTGGGGACTGAAGAAACTCGCTTACCCAATCCAGCTTAAGAAGAATGGTTTCTACACGCTGATTGAGTTCAAAGGTGAAGGAACTGTGGTTGCAGATTTAGAGCTTGCTTTCAAACGTGACGAAAGAGTTATCCGTTTTCTTACAACAAAGCTCGATAAGCATGCGGTAGAGTACGCTGTAACGAGAAGAGCTAAAAACAAATCTGCGAAAGCTTAA
- a CDS encoding NAD-dependent epimerase/dehydratase family protein, with the protein MESYTEKILITGALGQIGTELTNRLVALHGAENVIASGLDRWDKNITSAGFYERMDVTNTQLVRQVVKDYEITTVYHLASLLSGTSEKQPLFAWKLNIEPLLNFCEMAKEGLLKKIFWPSSIAVFGKGIPKENVGQEVVLNPTTVYGISKMAGEKWCEYYYDKFGVDVRSIRYPGLISWKTPAGGGTTDYAVEIFYEAVERGRYTSFISENTAMPMLYMDDAINATLKLMEAPKEQLSVRTSYNLGGLSFTPAQLAAEIKKEMSDFTIDYEPDFRQAIADSWPASIDDSIAKKDWGLTYDFDITAMTKDMLKNLRIKLKK; encoded by the coding sequence ATGGAATCCTACACGGAAAAAATTCTTATCACCGGTGCCCTGGGGCAAATCGGCACCGAACTTACCAACAGATTAGTAGCGCTGCACGGCGCTGAAAACGTAATAGCTTCGGGACTTGACCGTTGGGACAAAAACATTACTTCAGCAGGATTTTATGAAAGAATGGATGTCACCAACACCCAACTGGTACGTCAGGTTGTGAAAGATTATGAAATTACCACTGTGTACCACCTCGCTTCCTTGCTCTCCGGGACCTCTGAAAAACAACCGCTGTTCGCCTGGAAACTGAATATTGAGCCGTTGCTTAACTTTTGCGAAATGGCAAAGGAAGGCCTGTTGAAAAAAATCTTCTGGCCCAGCTCCATCGCGGTATTTGGCAAAGGCATCCCGAAAGAAAATGTGGGACAGGAGGTAGTACTGAATCCTACCACCGTGTACGGAATCTCGAAAATGGCCGGCGAAAAATGGTGTGAGTACTACTACGATAAATTTGGTGTTGACGTGCGCAGCATCCGTTATCCAGGGCTTATTTCGTGGAAAACGCCTGCGGGCGGTGGCACTACAGATTATGCGGTAGAAATCTTCTACGAGGCTGTGGAACGTGGCAGATATACCAGCTTTATCTCGGAAAACACCGCTATGCCAATGCTGTATATGGATGATGCGATAAATGCGACACTGAAATTGATGGAAGCGCCCAAAGAACAGCTCTCGGTACGTACGTCGTATAATCTGGGAGGCTTGTCCTTTACGCCTGCACAGTTAGCGGCAGAAATCAAAAAAGAAATGAGCGATTTCACGATTGATTACGAACCTGATTTCCGACAGGCTATCGCGGACTCCTGGCCGGCATCGATTGACGACAGCATCGCTAAGAAAGACTGGGGGTTAACCTATGATTTCGACATTACAGCGATGACAAAGGACATGCTGAAAAACCTTAGAATCAAACTGAAGAAGTAA
- a CDS encoding SDR family oxidoreductase, with protein sequence MKIFLTGATGYIGKRLLIQLLEEGHEVICSVRDRNRFSTKLFKNQQHLLTIIENDFLDEHTLQNIPEEIDVAYYLIHSMSSDDGDFSKKETLSALNFKKALEKTNVRQVIFLTGIINTERLSKHLQSRKQVEEALQSEKYALTSLRAGIIVGSGSASFEIIRDLVEKLPVMIAPKWLRTRCQPIAIRNVIQFLVGVLGKTFTFNKNYDIAGTDILSYREMLLQYAEARHLKRRIYLVPVMTPRFSSYWLYFLTSTSYPLAKNLVDSMKVDVIAKENHLAEQLGIQLFSYKEAIAMAFDKIKQNDVLSSWYDSFSGPFHARNVWQYLEVPSKGCFKDIRQMKVNDEAAATERIFSIGGKTGWYYADFLWRMRGFLDRLFGGVGIRRGRRNLNHLEAGDSVDFWRVLYADKGEKRLLLFAEMKVPGEAWLEFKIKDGILHQEATFRPLGLSGRLYWYSVLPFHGLIFNGMLKKLAGK encoded by the coding sequence ATGAAGATTTTTCTCACCGGCGCCACAGGCTACATTGGCAAAAGATTATTGATACAGCTACTGGAAGAAGGCCACGAAGTCATCTGCTCGGTGCGCGACCGCAACAGGTTCAGCACAAAACTCTTCAAAAATCAGCAGCATCTGTTAACAATCATCGAGAATGATTTTTTGGATGAGCATACGCTTCAGAACATTCCGGAAGAAATAGATGTCGCGTATTACCTGATCCACTCTATGTCTTCAGATGACGGGGATTTCAGTAAGAAAGAGACTTTATCGGCCCTAAACTTTAAAAAAGCCCTCGAAAAAACGAATGTACGCCAAGTCATTTTCCTCACAGGCATCATCAATACCGAACGGCTTTCTAAACATTTACAGTCGCGCAAACAGGTAGAAGAAGCTTTGCAAAGCGAAAAATATGCACTCACAAGCCTTCGGGCAGGCATCATTGTAGGCTCTGGCAGCGCTTCATTTGAAATCATCCGCGATCTTGTAGAAAAACTACCCGTTATGATTGCGCCTAAATGGCTGCGAACCCGTTGCCAGCCAATTGCCATCCGGAATGTCATACAGTTTCTGGTGGGCGTTTTGGGGAAAACATTTACGTTTAATAAAAACTACGATATTGCGGGTACCGATATCCTGTCTTACCGCGAAATGCTTTTGCAGTACGCGGAAGCCCGTCACCTGAAACGCCGCATTTACCTGGTGCCGGTTATGACGCCACGTTTTTCATCCTATTGGTTGTATTTCTTGACCAGCACCAGTTATCCGCTCGCAAAAAACCTGGTTGACAGCATGAAGGTGGACGTCATCGCCAAGGAGAACCACCTGGCCGAACAACTTGGCATACAGCTATTCTCTTACAAGGAAGCCATCGCCATGGCTTTTGATAAAATTAAACAAAACGATGTACTTTCAAGTTGGTACGACTCTTTTTCAGGACCTTTTCATGCCAGAAATGTATGGCAGTATCTGGAAGTTCCGTCGAAAGGTTGTTTTAAAGACATTCGGCAGATGAAAGTGAACGATGAAGCGGCAGCCACGGAAAGAATCTTCAGTATTGGCGGTAAAACCGGCTGGTATTACGCAGATTTTCTGTGGCGGATGCGCGGTTTCCTCGACCGTCTCTTCGGTGGCGTGGGCATACGCCGGGGGCGCCGCAACCTCAACCATCTGGAGGCTGGTGATTCCGTAGATTTCTGGCGCGTATTGTATGCCGACAAAGGCGAAAAAAGGCTGCTGCTTTTTGCCGAAATGAAAGTTCCGGGTGAAGCCTGGCTGGAGTTTAAAATCAAAGACGGCATCCTTCATCAGGAAGCTACTTTTCGTCCTTTGGGACTTTCGGGGCGGCTCTATTGGTATTCCGTACTGCCTTTTCATGGACTCATATTTAACGGGATGCTGAAGAAACTTGCCGGAAAATGA
- a CDS encoding SRPBCC family protein: MECNIIKQSGIYTLTSAQVLPISMEEAWDFFTVPQNLDRITPAEMNFSITNKPVTETYAGQIITYKIGIMPFIKNNWITEITHLKAPQSHNNRRHAFFVDEQRFGPYAMWHHEHHFEELSDSSVKMTDIVNYKLPMGLLGDLLAGAAVKNRVKFIFESRYKILSKIFTA; encoded by the coding sequence ATGGAATGTAACATTATAAAACAGTCGGGGATATACACCCTCACATCAGCGCAGGTTTTGCCTATTTCCATGGAAGAAGCTTGGGACTTTTTCACTGTCCCACAAAACCTCGACCGTATTACACCGGCAGAGATGAACTTCAGCATTACCAATAAACCGGTAACCGAAACCTATGCTGGCCAGATCATTACATATAAGATCGGTATTATGCCCTTCATTAAAAACAACTGGATTACAGAAATCACACACCTTAAGGCTCCCCAGTCGCACAACAACCGAAGACATGCCTTTTTTGTGGACGAACAGCGGTTTGGGCCTTATGCCATGTGGCATCATGAACATCATTTCGAGGAACTTTCAGATAGTTCCGTTAAAATGACCGACATCGTCAATTATAAGCTCCCCATGGGACTGTTGGGCGATTTATTGGCTGGCGCAGCCGTTAAAAACCGTGTGAAATTCATTTTTGAAAGTCGCTACAAGATATTATCAAAGATTTTTACGGCATGA